The proteins below come from a single Cupriavidus pauculus genomic window:
- a CDS encoding ABC transporter ATP-binding protein, with protein MATEPLLTVKNLHAWYGRSHILQGVDFHVMPGEVVALIGRNGAGKTTSMRSVMGLMPRIEGSIVFNGTELRDEPAYRRFHHGLAYVFEERRIVPGLTVLENIELGVLAARGSRAVRPQDAVEEIAETFPRLKERLKQEATTMSGGEQQMLAIARAMAARPAMIMLDEPSEGIMPKLVDEMFEYFEELKRKGTTILLVEQSVEHALGIADRAYIMDQGEIVHASSARALREDEAMQQRYCSV; from the coding sequence ATGGCGACCGAGCCGCTGCTTACCGTCAAGAACCTCCATGCGTGGTATGGCCGCAGCCATATCCTGCAAGGCGTCGATTTCCACGTGATGCCCGGCGAAGTCGTCGCGCTGATCGGCCGCAATGGCGCGGGCAAGACCACGTCGATGCGGAGCGTGATGGGCCTGATGCCGCGCATCGAGGGTTCGATCGTCTTCAACGGCACGGAATTGCGAGACGAGCCCGCTTATCGCCGCTTCCATCATGGACTTGCCTATGTCTTCGAGGAACGGCGGATCGTGCCGGGCCTGACCGTCCTGGAGAACATCGAGCTCGGCGTGCTGGCCGCGCGCGGGAGCCGGGCGGTGCGGCCGCAGGATGCCGTCGAGGAGATCGCGGAGACGTTTCCGCGGCTCAAGGAGCGCCTGAAGCAGGAAGCGACGACGATGTCCGGTGGCGAGCAGCAGATGCTTGCCATCGCGCGCGCCATGGCGGCGCGGCCCGCGATGATCATGCTCGACGAACCGAGCGAGGGCATCATGCCGAAGCTGGTCGATGAGATGTTCGAGTACTTCGAGGAGCTGAAGCGCAAGGGCACCACGATCCTGCTCGTCGAGCAGAGCGTGGAGCATGCGCTGGGTATCGCCGATCGCGCCTACATCATGGATCAGGGCGAAATCGTCCATGCGTCCTCGGCGCGGGCGCTGCGCGAGGACGAGGCCATGCAGCAGCGTTACTGCTCGGTCTGA
- a CDS encoding ABC transporter ATP-binding protein codes for MSATAILQTRGVTKRFGNFVANDDITVSLEPGRLTAIIGPNGAGKSTFFNMISGGLAPTSGEIVFNGKSLIGLRSHEFAKVGISKSFQITNLFPALSVLENVRVAVQCQDRTYDLWTPRSRHTEWVAKAEALLELVGLQDKRHAAADSLAHGEQRSLEIAVALASDPRLLLLDEPTAGMSPEETRAIMDLILKLLESRTIGLVEHKMKLVMGVSDSIIVLHQGSLLVQGRPDDIRANEDVRRVYLGKGNH; via the coding sequence ATGAGCGCCACGGCAATCCTCCAGACGCGCGGCGTCACCAAGCGCTTCGGCAACTTCGTCGCCAACGACGACATCACGGTCAGCCTCGAACCGGGCCGCCTGACCGCGATCATCGGACCGAACGGGGCGGGGAAGTCGACGTTCTTCAACATGATCTCGGGCGGACTGGCGCCGACGTCCGGAGAGATCGTCTTCAACGGCAAGAGCCTGATCGGGCTGCGCTCGCACGAGTTCGCGAAGGTCGGCATCTCCAAGTCGTTCCAGATCACCAACCTGTTTCCGGCACTATCCGTGCTGGAGAACGTGCGTGTCGCGGTGCAATGCCAGGACCGTACGTACGACCTGTGGACGCCGCGCAGCCGCCATACCGAATGGGTCGCGAAGGCGGAGGCGCTGCTGGAGCTCGTCGGCCTGCAGGACAAGCGCCATGCGGCGGCCGATAGCCTCGCGCATGGCGAGCAGCGCAGCCTCGAGATCGCGGTGGCGCTTGCGAGCGATCCGCGCCTGTTACTGCTCGACGAGCCGACCGCCGGCATGAGCCCGGAAGAGACGCGCGCGATCATGGACCTGATCCTGAAGCTGCTCGAGTCCCGCACGATCGGCCTCGTGGAACACAAGATGAAACTCGTCATGGGCGTCAGCGACAGCATCATCGTGCTGCATCAGGGCAGCCTGCTCGTACAGGGGCGGCCCGACGACATTCGGGCCAACGAGGACGTCCGGCGCGTCTATCTGGGCAAGGGGAATCACTGA
- a CDS encoding branched-chain amino acid ABC transporter permease: MEKITSQFPAKAGAPPSGSIGRVLVQRIARAPVVSALIVLAVLPLVFPFYSLATNIIIFGLFAAGYNLTFGYTGKLSFGHAAFFGSGSYGCGILIAQYGVAWPLAIAFGILLAGAFALVIGLLASRTRGIYFAMVTLALAQCVYFLFFHASSLTGGDNGLRGVNVEKLRLGFTELSLLDPLNKYYFTLAFVAVGLALLARLLQSPFGAILEALRENEHRARACGIDVERVRLLSLLISGLICGLAGALNAINLSTVSIDSLSYHTSGQVMMITLLGGMGTFFGPFVGSGVFLGIEHIVTSFTERWQLIVGIVFIVLVLFFPKGIWGTVLGWVKR, encoded by the coding sequence ATGGAAAAGATCACCTCGCAGTTTCCGGCCAAGGCAGGTGCGCCGCCGTCCGGTTCCATCGGACGGGTGCTGGTCCAGCGGATCGCGCGCGCCCCGGTCGTCTCGGCGCTGATCGTGCTGGCCGTGCTGCCCCTCGTGTTTCCGTTCTACTCGCTGGCCACGAACATCATTATCTTCGGGCTCTTTGCCGCCGGATACAACTTGACGTTCGGCTACACGGGCAAGCTCTCGTTCGGCCATGCCGCATTCTTCGGCAGCGGGTCCTACGGCTGCGGCATCCTCATTGCGCAGTACGGCGTCGCATGGCCGCTGGCCATCGCCTTCGGCATCCTGCTGGCCGGCGCGTTCGCGCTGGTCATCGGCCTGCTGGCCAGCCGCACGCGCGGCATCTACTTCGCCATGGTGACGCTGGCCCTCGCGCAATGCGTGTACTTCCTGTTCTTCCATGCGTCGTCGCTGACCGGCGGCGACAACGGTCTGCGCGGCGTGAACGTGGAGAAGCTCCGGCTTGGCTTCACCGAACTGAGTCTGCTCGATCCGCTGAACAAGTACTACTTCACGCTCGCCTTCGTCGCGGTAGGGCTCGCGCTGCTGGCAAGGCTGCTGCAGTCGCCGTTCGGCGCCATCCTCGAGGCGCTGCGCGAGAACGAGCATCGCGCCCGGGCCTGCGGCATCGACGTCGAGCGCGTGCGGCTGCTGTCGCTGCTGATCTCCGGCCTGATCTGCGGACTGGCGGGGGCGCTGAATGCCATCAACCTGTCCACGGTGTCGATAGACAGCCTGTCGTATCACACGTCGGGCCAGGTCATGATGATCACGCTGCTGGGCGGCATGGGGACGTTCTTCGGGCCGTTCGTCGGTTCCGGCGTGTTCCTCGGCATCGAGCATATCGTCACGAGCTTCACGGAACGCTGGCAGCTGATCGTCGGCATTGTCTTCATCGTTCTGGTGCTCTTCTTCCCAAAGGGTATCTGGGGCACGGTGCTGGGATGGGTCAAGCGATGA
- a CDS encoding branched-chain amino acid ABC transporter permease has translation MELSFNLIAQQLVTGLALGSIYVLIGVGLSLVFGLLTVVNFAHGAFFMVGAYVGLLVYARTGSFWLCMLVVPLATAALGMLAERFLIRPLYGRGIDYPLLLTFGLAYVLMDLVRMGFGVQGEQLETPELLQGAVDIGIGMFPLYRLFLIGVTALVLLALWLLLERTRFGLIVRAGARDALVLRTLGINMSTVWLAIFGAGTAIAGLAGLLAAPMRGASPEMGVPVLVEAFVITVVGGMGSLGGAVVAGLIVGVVVSFTTLFQPEFADFSMFALMAIMLIVRPNGLFGRKGLMV, from the coding sequence ATGGAACTGTCCTTCAACCTCATTGCGCAGCAGCTCGTCACGGGACTGGCGCTCGGCTCGATCTATGTGCTGATCGGCGTCGGGCTCTCGCTAGTGTTCGGGCTGCTGACCGTCGTCAACTTCGCGCACGGCGCGTTCTTCATGGTCGGCGCCTACGTCGGGCTGCTGGTCTACGCCAGGACGGGCAGCTTCTGGCTCTGCATGCTGGTGGTGCCGCTGGCGACGGCCGCGCTGGGCATGCTCGCGGAGCGGTTCCTCATCCGGCCGCTCTATGGGCGCGGCATCGATTACCCGCTGCTGCTGACGTTCGGCCTGGCCTACGTGCTGATGGACCTCGTGCGCATGGGGTTCGGCGTGCAGGGGGAGCAGCTGGAGACGCCCGAGCTGCTGCAGGGCGCCGTCGATATCGGCATCGGCATGTTCCCGCTATACCGGTTGTTCCTGATCGGCGTGACCGCGCTGGTGCTGCTGGCGCTGTGGCTGCTGCTCGAGAGGACTCGGTTCGGGCTCATCGTGCGGGCGGGCGCGCGCGACGCGCTGGTCCTGCGCACGCTCGGCATCAATATGTCCACCGTATGGCTGGCGATCTTCGGGGCCGGCACGGCCATCGCGGGTCTGGCGGGACTGCTGGCCGCGCCGATGCGCGGCGCGTCGCCGGAAATGGGCGTGCCCGTGCTGGTGGAGGCATTCGTCATCACGGTCGTGGGCGGAATGGGATCGCTCGGCGGCGCCGTGGTGGCGGGCCTGATCGTGGGCGTGGTCGTCAGTTTCACGACGCTGTTCCAGCCCGAGTTCGCCGATTTCTCGATGTTCGCGCTCATGGCGATCATGCTGATCGTCAGGCCGAATGGCCTGTTCGGCCGGAAAGGATTGATGGTCTGA